In Penicillium oxalicum strain HP7-1 chromosome VII, whole genome shotgun sequence, one DNA window encodes the following:
- a CDS encoding putative pectin lyase A, protein MKLIALFAAFAYQAAAISVSGAAEGFAKGVTGGGSASPVYPQSTSELVSYLGDNKPRVIVLTKTFDFRGTEGTATSSGCAPWGTSSKCQIAIEKNDWCKNDVPAGTLTIPSIKYDKAGVLGITVASHKTLIGQGSAGVIKGKGLRIVAGASNVIIQNIAVTDINPQYVWGGDAITVDNSDMVWIDHVTTARIGRQHIVLGTSASKRVTISNSFIDGRSNWSASCNGYHYWGIYLDGSNDYVTLKGNYIYHTSGRSPKVQGNTLLHAVNNYWYDNGGHAFEIGSGGYVLAEGNVFQNVPNINDVTMKGKLFTAPSPGAAQACSSTLGRPCQMNGYGSSGPFSGSDTSFFSKFRGQNIASASPYTSVVASVNAKAGQGKL, encoded by the exons ATGAAACTTATTGCTTTATTTGCGGCCTTTGCCTATCAGGCTGCTGCCATCAGTGTGTCTGGCGCAGCTGAGGGTTTCGCGAAGGGTGTCACCGGCGGTGGCTCTGCGAGCCCCGTCTACCCCCAGTCCACCTCCGAGCTGGTCTCGTATTTGGGCGATAACAAGCCGCGTGTTATTGTTTTGACCAAGACTTTCGACTTCCGCGGCACTGAAGGCACTGCCACCTCCAGTGGATGCGCGCCATGGGGCACCAGCTCCAAGTGCCAGATCGCCATTGAAAAGAATGATTGGTGTAAGAACGATGTCCCGGCAGGCACCCTCACTATCCCCTCTATCAAATA TGATAAGGCTGGTGTTCTCGGTATCACGGTTGCTTCTCACAAGACTCTCATCGGTCAGGGCTCCGCCGGTGTGATCAAGGGCAAGGGTCTGCGTATCGTTGCTGGCGCGAGCAACGTTATTATACA AAACATTGCTGTTACCGATATCAACCCTCAATACGTTTGGGGCGGTGATGCTATCACTGTCGACAACAGCGATATGGTCTGGATCGACCATGTTACTACTGCCCGTATCGGCCGTCAACATATTGTTCTCGGTACTTCGGCTTCCAAGCGTGTGACCATCTCGAACAGCTTTATCGACGGTCGTTCTAATTGGTCTGCCTCTTGCAACGGCTACCACTACTGGGGTATCTATCTTGACGGAAGCAACGACTACGTGACTTTGAAAGGTAACTACATCTACCACACCAGTGGTCGGTCCCCAAAAGTTCAGGGTAACACTCTTTTACATGCC GTTAACAACTACTGGTACGATAACGGTGGCCATGCCTTCGAGATTGGCTCTGGCGGTTACGTTCTCGCCGAAGGTAACGTCTTCCAGAACGTTCCTAATATCAACGATGTGACCATGAAGGGCAAGTTGTTCACTGCCCCCTCTCCTGGCGCCGCCCAAGCCTGCAGCAGCACTCTTGGTCGTCCGTGCCAAATGAACGGATACGGGAGCTCTGGGCCGTTCAGCGGCAGTGACACtagcttcttttccaaatTCCGAGGGCAGAACATTGCCTCGGCTTCTCCTTACACCTCGGTCGTAGCTAGCGTCAACGCCAAGGCCGGTCAGGGTAAGCTCTAA